The Bacillota bacterium genome has a window encoding:
- the rbfA gene encoding 30S ribosome-binding factor RbfA, with translation MNFRTSRLAEEIKREVTDILRLELKDPRISKFTSITGVEVSKDLRHAKMFVSVFGSENDQSRTLEGLKKASGFIRAELGKRIRVRYLPELSFCLDRSIQRGIAISQILREVSNEKEAGET, from the coding sequence GTGAACTTCCGTACAAGTCGGCTTGCAGAAGAAATTAAGCGTGAAGTAACTGATATTCTCCGGCTCGAATTAAAAGATCCTCGCATCAGTAAATTTACCAGTATTACAGGCGTAGAAGTCTCTAAAGACCTGCGCCACGCAAAAATGTTCGTAAGCGTGTTCGGGTCTGAGAATGACCAGAGCAGAACTTTAGAAGGTTTAAAAAAGGCAAGCGGATTTATCCGGGCGGAGCTTGGAAAAAGAATACGCGTACGGTATCTTCCCGAGCTTTCTTTTTGCCTCGACCGTTCAATACAGAGGGGAATTGCAATTTCCCAAATCCTCCGCGAAGTTTCTAACGAAAAGGAGGCGGGGGAAACGTGA
- the infB gene encoding translation initiation factor IF-2 — MAKTRVHQLAKELEMNSKDLLTRLHQMGLTVKNHMSTLEDEEVRRVKKIFGKKDLAKSPKGPHREPEPQAGKEPKFDREEYRRRALARKEELRRSQEQSQRKLLSKVVTISSRKSLGKRRRKGVNRTPGELPQTKIIIGNQVTPQELANQLGVSGSEVIKKLIELGVMAPLNQKIDSETAILVAEEFGVEVEVQEDTVKLEIILEDTPDEEEQLEPRPPVITVMGHVDHGKTSLLDAIRQTNVTATEAGGITQHIGAYQVELKGKKLTFLDTPGHEAFTAMRARGARVTDIAILVVAADDGVMPQTIEAINHAKAAGVPIVVAINKIDKPQSNPERVKQQLAEHGLVPEEWGGDAICVPVSAATKEGLDQLLEMVLLVAEMEELKANPHHPARGTIIEAQLDKGRGPVATVLIQKGTLEISDYVLAGTAHGRVRAMMDFKGRRIKKAPPSTPVEILGLSEVPNAGDSFYVVQDEKLARQIVEERVQLKRQQDVSVTGKVTLEDLFKQIQQGKVKELNLIVKADVQGSVEALTQALAKLNTSEVRINLIHSGVGAITETDVMLASASAGLIIGFNVRPDSNVKKAAELQQVEIRLYRVIYEALDDIKAALEGLLEPELKEVVLGRAEVRETFRIPKVGLVAGCYVSEGKVIRNSKARVIRDGVVIYEGSISSLKRFKDDVREVTQGHECGIGFDKFQDLKQGDILETYTIEEVKRVLHS, encoded by the coding sequence ATGGCAAAAACTCGTGTCCATCAACTAGCAAAAGAACTGGAAATGAATAGCAAGGATCTTCTTACCCGTTTACACCAAATGGGATTAACAGTAAAAAATCATATGAGTACTTTAGAGGACGAAGAGGTTAGACGGGTTAAAAAAATATTTGGTAAAAAAGACCTCGCAAAATCCCCAAAGGGACCTCACAGAGAACCAGAACCTCAGGCTGGAAAAGAACCTAAGTTTGACCGAGAAGAATACCGGAGGCGGGCTTTAGCGCGCAAAGAAGAGTTGCGTCGCTCCCAAGAACAAAGCCAGCGTAAGCTTCTTTCAAAAGTGGTCACAATCTCTTCTCGCAAGTCCTTAGGAAAAAGAAGGCGTAAAGGAGTCAACCGGACACCCGGTGAACTCCCCCAAACAAAAATTATAATTGGAAATCAGGTTACGCCTCAAGAATTAGCCAATCAATTAGGAGTTAGTGGCAGTGAGGTAATCAAGAAATTAATCGAACTGGGGGTAATGGCACCCTTAAATCAGAAAATTGATAGTGAAACAGCAATTTTGGTTGCAGAAGAGTTTGGAGTTGAGGTTGAAGTTCAGGAGGATACCGTAAAGCTGGAAATCATTCTGGAAGATACTCCCGATGAAGAAGAGCAGCTTGAGCCAAGACCGCCTGTGATTACAGTAATGGGTCACGTGGACCACGGTAAAACCTCTCTCCTTGACGCAATTCGCCAAACCAATGTTACCGCAACCGAAGCAGGAGGGATCACGCAGCACATCGGAGCATATCAAGTTGAATTAAAAGGAAAAAAGCTTACCTTTTTAGATACACCTGGTCATGAAGCTTTTACAGCGATGCGGGCACGGGGGGCCAGGGTTACTGATATCGCTATTTTAGTTGTAGCAGCGGACGACGGAGTGATGCCGCAAACCATAGAAGCGATCAACCACGCAAAAGCAGCTGGGGTACCGATTGTAGTTGCCATCAACAAAATTGATAAACCCCAATCAAATCCAGAGCGGGTAAAGCAGCAACTTGCCGAGCACGGTCTCGTTCCCGAAGAATGGGGAGGAGATGCGATTTGCGTTCCTGTATCTGCCGCAACAAAAGAAGGATTGGACCAGTTGTTAGAAATGGTTTTACTTGTTGCTGAAATGGAGGAATTAAAGGCAAACCCCCACCATCCCGCGCGTGGAACTATAATTGAGGCTCAATTAGATAAAGGAAGAGGACCGGTAGCTACAGTGTTAATTCAAAAAGGAACGCTCGAAATCAGCGATTACGTTTTAGCAGGTACTGCCCATGGAAGAGTAAGAGCAATGATGGACTTTAAAGGACGAAGAATTAAAAAAGCACCACCCTCTACTCCGGTAGAAATATTAGGTCTTTCAGAAGTTCCTAATGCAGGCGACTCTTTTTATGTGGTCCAGGATGAAAAGCTGGCCCGCCAAATTGTAGAAGAAAGAGTTCAACTTAAACGCCAGCAAGATGTCTCAGTAACCGGAAAAGTTACTTTGGAAGATCTCTTTAAGCAAATTCAACAGGGTAAGGTAAAAGAATTAAACCTTATAGTTAAAGCTGACGTGCAAGGTTCGGTAGAAGCCCTCACCCAGGCACTTGCTAAATTAAATACCTCGGAAGTGAGGATCAATCTTATTCATTCCGGCGTCGGGGCCATCACGGAAACAGATGTCATGCTTGCAAGTGCCTCCGCCGGCCTGATTATCGGCTTTAACGTGCGACCTGATAGCAATGTAAAAAAGGCCGCTGAATTGCAACAAGTAGAGATTAGACTTTATCGCGTTATTTACGAAGCCCTTGACGATATTAAAGCCGCTCTAGAAGGTCTTTTAGAACCGGAGCTGAAAGAGGTCGTTTTAGGCCGGGCCGAGGTGAGAGAAACCTTCCGCATTCCAAAAGTAGGTTTAGTCGCGGGGTGTTATGTTTCCGAAGGAAAGGTGATCAGAAATAGCAAGGCCCGTGTCATACGTGATGGTGTTGTAATTTACGAAGGTAGTATTTCTTCCCTGAAACGCTTCAAAGACGATGTTCGCGAGGTAACTCAGGGCCACGAGTGCGGAATCGGATTTGACAAGTTTCAAGATTTAAAACAGGGTGACATCTTGGAAACTTATACCATTGAAGAGGTAAAAAGGGTGCTTCATTCTTAA
- a CDS encoding YlxR family protein, protein MPRIKKIPQRICVGCQQTKGKRELIRIVRTPDLHVVIDPTGKRSGRGAYICRDLKCLEAAVAGKQLQRALRVELPSEIVEELKKTLSGVAK, encoded by the coding sequence ATGCCTAGAATTAAAAAAATTCCTCAGCGCATCTGTGTGGGCTGCCAGCAAACCAAAGGGAAAAGGGAATTAATCAGGATTGTTCGGACACCCGATCTTCACGTAGTAATTGATCCGACCGGAAAACGGTCCGGCCGGGGTGCTTATATTTGCCGGGATCTAAAGTGCCTGGAAGCTGCTGTCGCGGGAAAACAACTGCAACGAGCTTTACGTGTTGAATTGCCTTCAGAAATTGTCGAAGAACTTAAAAAAACGCTTTCGGGTGTAGCAAAATGA
- the nusA gene encoding transcription termination factor NusA, which translates to MNIEFINALKDIEKEKGINIDTLLEAIEVALLSAYRKNFGSVQNARVEIARETGEIKVFARKTVVDTVTDPRLEIDLENAKNINAEVNLSDAIEVEVTPQNFGRIAAQTAKQVVVQRIREAERGLIYEEFLSREGDIVTGVIRRQEAKNIYIDLGRAEALLAPAEQIPGEKYNRGDRIKTYVVEVKKTTKGPQILVSRTHPGLLKRLFELEVPEIYEGIVELKAVAREPGARSKIAVHSRDENVDSVGACVGPKGMRVQAIVNELRGEKIDIVKWDSDPKVFVANALSPAKVLSVEINENEKIARVIVPDFQLSLAIGKEGQNARLAARLTGWKIDIKSESQVRESKNLVLDEQERGVETYDA; encoded by the coding sequence ATGAATATTGAATTTATCAATGCTCTAAAAGATATCGAAAAGGAAAAGGGAATTAATATAGACACTCTTTTAGAAGCCATCGAAGTTGCTCTGCTGTCCGCATACCGAAAAAATTTTGGTTCAGTTCAAAATGCACGCGTAGAAATTGCAAGGGAAACAGGCGAAATTAAAGTCTTTGCCAGAAAAACGGTGGTAGATACGGTCACGGACCCCAGGCTTGAAATTGATTTGGAGAATGCTAAAAATATAAACGCCGAAGTAAACTTGAGTGATGCAATAGAAGTGGAGGTGACTCCCCAAAACTTTGGACGGATTGCAGCTCAAACAGCAAAGCAGGTAGTTGTTCAGAGAATCCGGGAGGCAGAGCGGGGACTCATCTATGAAGAGTTTTTAAGCCGCGAGGGAGATATTGTTACGGGCGTGATCCGCCGGCAAGAGGCAAAAAACATTTATATTGATTTAGGTCGTGCCGAAGCCCTCCTTGCCCCGGCGGAACAAATTCCTGGTGAAAAATACAACCGGGGTGATCGCATTAAAACATATGTGGTCGAAGTTAAAAAAACTACAAAGGGTCCTCAAATTTTAGTGTCTCGTACTCACCCGGGACTTCTAAAGCGTCTCTTCGAATTAGAAGTTCCTGAGATTTATGAAGGTATTGTCGAATTAAAGGCGGTTGCCCGCGAACCAGGCGCCCGCTCAAAGATTGCTGTTCACTCTAGAGACGAAAACGTGGACTCAGTCGGGGCCTGCGTGGGACCTAAGGGAATGCGTGTCCAGGCAATCGTCAATGAACTCCGGGGGGAAAAAATTGACATTGTGAAGTGGGACAGCGATCCAAAAGTTTTTGTTGCCAATGCTCTAAGTCCTGCAAAAGTTCTTTCGGTCGAGATCAACGAAAACGAAAAAATCGCAAGGGTAATTGTACCCGACTTCCAACTTTCCCTGGCAATTGGTAAAGAAGGACAAAATGCCCGCTTAGCGGCACGTCTGACGGGTTGGAAAATTGACATCAAAAGCGAATCCCAGGTTCGCGAGAGTAAAAATCTAGTTCTTGATGAGCAGGAACGTGGGGTGGAAACCTACGATGCCTAG
- the rimP gene encoding ribosome maturation factor RimP, translating to MKKSTLYDAIVKLLEPLLTGGALELVDVEYRKEGKKWFLRVFIDKPGGIQLADCENVSNFLSPRLDMLDLIPHQYVLEVSSPGIERPLTRPSDFIRYRGSQISLKTFHKVHGKRKFEGELVDYLNDEVIIQTDEGNFMIPYELISHARLKVF from the coding sequence TTGAAAAAATCAACACTTTACGATGCAATTGTAAAATTGCTTGAACCTCTTTTAACCGGTGGTGCGCTCGAACTTGTTGATGTAGAATACCGAAAGGAAGGAAAGAAGTGGTTTTTGCGTGTCTTTATAGATAAACCGGGCGGTATTCAACTCGCGGATTGTGAAAATGTCAGCAACTTTTTAAGTCCAAGGTTAGACATGTTAGATCTCATTCCTCATCAATATGTCCTGGAAGTTTCATCACCCGGGATTGAAAGGCCGTTGACGAGACCCTCGGATTTTATCCGTTACCGGGGTTCTCAAATTTCATTAAAAACTTTTCACAAAGTTCATGGCAAAAGGAAGTTCGAGGGCGAGCTTGTTGATTATCTTAACGACGAGGTAATCATTCAAACAGATGAAGGTAATTTTATGATACCATATGAATTAATCAGTCACGCAAGGCTGAAAGTGTTTTAG
- a CDS encoding proline--tRNA ligase has protein sequence MRVTENLIPTLREVPAEADTISHQLLLRAGMLRKVAAGIYTLLPLGYRVVEKIKQIVREEMNKAGGIELLLPIIQPAEIWHETGRWDVYGPEMFRLQDRHGRNFCLGPTHEEIITDLIRQEVKSYRQLPLLLYQIQNKYRDERRPRFGLMRGREFIMKDLYSFDKDENGLETNYQKMYNAYSRIFSRCGLSFRIVEADPGAIGGSDTHEFMVLADTGEAELVFCSSCDYAANVEKAPCQPQNFPPAREAKALELIPTPGVRTVQELAAFLGEEPRAILKTLFYYADGELVAVLVRGDRAVNETKLKNFLAANQLEIASELEVTRCFQIPLGYAGPVGLKERAPLKIIGDYEVKYLVNAVAGANRVDNHYLNVNFGRDYDVDAMGDLRIAEEGDPCPKCGALLHLKRGIEVGQIFKLGVKYSKALGATILDETGKEIPIIMGCYGIGITRTMAAAVEQRYDENGIIWPVSLAPYEVVVIPVSHRDSLQVKLAEEIYQKLLAAGVDAIYDDRSERVGVKFKDADLIGYPVRLVVGAQAITEGLVEIKWRATGKIILKEKEDAIAYLAGTLKTLRKGE, from the coding sequence GTGCGGGTAACAGAAAATCTTATTCCGACTCTCAGGGAGGTGCCTGCGGAAGCAGATACAATCAGTCACCAGCTTTTACTTCGTGCAGGTATGCTCCGGAAAGTGGCCGCCGGTATCTATACACTTCTCCCCTTGGGGTATCGGGTAGTAGAAAAAATTAAGCAGATTGTCCGCGAAGAAATGAACAAAGCGGGGGGAATAGAACTTTTACTTCCGATCATCCAGCCGGCAGAAATATGGCATGAAACAGGGCGCTGGGATGTATATGGTCCTGAAATGTTTCGCTTGCAGGACCGCCACGGACGCAACTTTTGTTTGGGGCCAACCCATGAAGAAATTATTACAGATTTAATCCGCCAGGAGGTCAAATCATATCGCCAGCTTCCTCTCCTTCTTTACCAAATTCAAAACAAATACCGGGATGAACGCCGCCCGCGTTTCGGTTTGATGCGAGGACGAGAATTTATTATGAAGGACCTCTACTCCTTTGACAAAGATGAGAACGGTCTAGAAACTAATTACCAGAAAATGTATAATGCTTACAGCCGGATTTTCAGTCGTTGCGGTCTCTCTTTTAGAATCGTTGAAGCAGATCCTGGTGCAATCGGGGGCAGTGATACCCATGAGTTTATGGTCCTTGCAGATACCGGGGAGGCAGAGCTTGTTTTTTGTTCTTCCTGTGATTATGCCGCAAATGTCGAAAAGGCCCCGTGCCAACCGCAGAATTTTCCTCCTGCTCGGGAAGCAAAAGCATTGGAACTTATACCAACTCCGGGGGTTCGCACTGTTCAAGAATTAGCCGCTTTTTTAGGTGAAGAACCCCGGGCAATTCTTAAAACCTTATTTTATTACGCAGACGGGGAACTGGTGGCAGTTCTTGTCCGGGGAGATCGCGCTGTAAACGAAACCAAATTAAAAAACTTCCTGGCAGCGAATCAACTTGAGATTGCTTCAGAATTAGAAGTTACCCGCTGCTTTCAGATTCCGCTCGGTTATGCAGGGCCTGTTGGTTTAAAAGAAAGGGCTCCCTTAAAAATTATCGGGGATTACGAGGTTAAATATTTAGTTAATGCCGTTGCTGGAGCAAACCGGGTAGATAATCATTATCTAAATGTGAATTTTGGCCGCGATTATGATGTTGATGCCATGGGCGATCTCCGGATTGCAGAAGAGGGAGATCCATGTCCAAAATGTGGTGCCCTCCTTCATTTGAAAAGGGGAATTGAAGTTGGCCAAATCTTTAAACTAGGTGTTAAATACAGCAAAGCACTGGGGGCCACCATTCTTGACGAAACAGGAAAAGAAATTCCCATAATCATGGGTTGCTATGGAATCGGTATCACCAGGACAATGGCCGCGGCTGTAGAACAAAGGTATGACGAAAATGGAATAATCTGGCCTGTATCTCTCGCACCTTACGAGGTAGTCGTGATTCCAGTCAGTCACCGGGATTCTTTACAAGTAAAATTGGCCGAGGAGATTTATCAAAAACTCCTGGCTGCCGGCGTAGATGCTATTTATGATGACCGGTCGGAGCGCGTCGGTGTAAAATTTAAAGATGCGGATTTAATCGGTTATCCAGTTCGTTTAGTAGTGGGAGCACAAGCAATTACCGAAGGTCTGGTTGAAATTAAATGGCGTGCTACGGGAAAAATTATCCTGAAAGAAAAAGAGGATGCCATCGCTTACCTGGCCGGCACTTTAAAAACCCTCCGAAAAGGAGAATAA
- the ispG gene encoding flavodoxin-dependent (E)-4-hydroxy-3-methylbut-2-enyl-diphosphate synthase, producing the protein MRRITKKIMLGNIPVGGGAPVSVQTMTKTDTRDISSTVAQIRELEQLGCDIIRVAVPDQEAARAIKKIKEQIRVPLVADIHFDHRLALLAVENGADGLRINPGNIGSQERVRAVVKAAVEKNIPIRIGVNAGSLASEILAKYGRTAIGLVESALSHVALLERENYYNLKISVKAADVPLTVEAYRILSKRVDYPLHLGVTEAGGPWAGTIKSAVGIGTLLAEGIGDTIRVSLTGTPHEEVRVGAQILKSLGLGREGIEIISCPTCGRCQINLVEIARAVEERLPASTKPLRVAVMGCTVNGPGEAREADVGIAGGKGSGFLFKKGKLIRKVPEEKLVEALITEIKEILED; encoded by the coding sequence ATGCGAAGAATCACGAAAAAAATTATGCTGGGTAATATACCTGTCGGTGGGGGAGCGCCGGTTTCGGTGCAAACAATGACGAAAACAGATACCCGAGATATTAGCTCAACCGTAGCCCAAATCAGAGAACTGGAACAACTCGGGTGTGACATCATCAGGGTTGCCGTACCCGATCAGGAGGCAGCAAGAGCAATTAAAAAAATTAAAGAGCAAATTAGGGTTCCCCTTGTAGCAGATATTCATTTCGATCACCGGCTCGCACTTCTTGCAGTTGAAAACGGTGCCGATGGGCTTCGAATTAATCCCGGGAACATCGGGAGTCAAGAGCGTGTTCGAGCAGTTGTAAAAGCCGCAGTTGAAAAAAATATCCCGATCCGGATTGGTGTTAACGCAGGGTCCCTGGCTTCCGAAATCCTGGCGAAATACGGAAGAACGGCCATCGGACTGGTGGAAAGTGCTTTATCTCACGTTGCTCTGTTAGAAAGAGAAAATTACTACAACTTGAAAATTTCCGTTAAAGCCGCCGATGTTCCGCTTACAGTCGAAGCATATAGGATTTTATCAAAACGCGTCGATTATCCGCTTCATTTAGGAGTTACCGAAGCAGGGGGGCCCTGGGCGGGGACGATTAAATCCGCAGTCGGAATTGGTACCCTGCTTGCAGAGGGTATTGGAGATACAATTCGGGTTTCCTTAACAGGTACACCACATGAAGAAGTAAGGGTGGGAGCCCAAATTTTAAAGAGTTTGGGTCTCGGGAGAGAAGGTATTGAGATTATTTCGTGCCCTACTTGCGGACGCTGTCAGATAAATCTGGTTGAAATCGCACGTGCCGTGGAGGAGCGTCTTCCCGCTTCGACTAAACCCTTGCGCGTTGCCGTAATGGGTTGTACCGTGAACGGGCCCGGAGAGGCCCGTGAAGCTGATGTAGGAATTGCCGGGGGGAAGGGATCTGGGTTTTTATTTAAAAAAGGAAAATTGATCCGAAAAGTTCCCGAGGAAAAACTGGTTGAAGCTCTAATTACCGAAATTAAGGAGATATTAGAGGATTAG
- the rseP gene encoding RIP metalloprotease RseP: protein MPILISVLVLGFLICIHELGHFLVAKLVDIQVEEFSIGFGPKLFSFQPVAGQTRYSFRCLPLGGFVKMAGMDPTSDHVKGFNKKPLRDRLAVISAGSIANFLIGIILFIFTFSVIGIPTPSNSNIIGEVIPGSPAAQVGLKPGDKIIQVNDAATKTWEEIALNIHKRAQQETRLVIERNEKKYPVFVTPQFEPRLQVGQIGIRPSLIWEKQNFSNAVRLGLNRAFTFAHLILQGLFGTVIGAVPPEEIAGPVGITQMIGEAAQGGLGYLLSFTAILGINLALVNLLPIPALDGSRLVFLLLEGIRGKPVDPEKENFIHLIGFALLMVLILLITYNDLARLLTGQ, encoded by the coding sequence ATGCCTATTCTTATTTCCGTCCTGGTTTTGGGTTTTCTGATTTGTATTCACGAACTGGGCCACTTTCTTGTTGCAAAACTGGTTGACATTCAAGTCGAAGAATTCAGTATAGGTTTTGGGCCAAAGCTTTTTAGTTTTCAACCGGTAGCAGGCCAAACCAGGTATTCTTTCCGCTGCTTACCTTTAGGCGGGTTCGTAAAAATGGCCGGGATGGACCCGACCAGCGACCATGTAAAAGGATTTAACAAAAAACCTTTGAGAGATCGACTCGCCGTTATTTCTGCAGGGTCTATTGCTAATTTCCTGATCGGGATCATTCTTTTTATTTTTACTTTTAGCGTGATTGGAATTCCCACTCCTTCTAATTCAAATATCATTGGAGAAGTAATTCCGGGAAGCCCTGCTGCCCAGGTCGGGCTGAAACCGGGTGATAAAATTATCCAGGTAAATGATGCCGCAACAAAAACCTGGGAGGAAATTGCTTTAAATATTCATAAAAGAGCCCAGCAGGAAACGCGCCTTGTTATCGAAAGAAATGAGAAAAAATATCCTGTTTTTGTTACTCCACAATTTGAGCCCAGGCTTCAGGTTGGTCAAATTGGAATTAGACCAAGTCTTATCTGGGAAAAGCAAAATTTCTCAAATGCGGTAAGATTGGGCCTGAACCGGGCCTTCACCTTTGCTCACTTGATTTTACAAGGACTTTTCGGAACGGTGATAGGTGCGGTGCCCCCTGAAGAGATCGCCGGACCCGTCGGGATCACACAGATGATCGGAGAAGCGGCCCAGGGGGGGCTTGGTTACCTCCTCAGTTTCACGGCAATCCTGGGAATCAATCTTGCCCTTGTTAATCTTCTTCCAATTCCTGCTTTGGACGGAAGTAGGTTAGTATTTCTTTTGTTAGAAGGAATTAGGGGTAAACCGGTAGACCCGGAAAAAGAAAATTTTATTCATTTAATTGGTTTTGCACTTTTAATGGTGCTGATCCTCCTCATTACTTATAACGATCTCGCCCGCTTATTAACCGGACAATAG
- a CDS encoding 1-deoxy-D-xylulose-5-phosphate reductoisomerase → MKKNIVILGSTGSIGRQALEVISCFPRTFRVIGLAAQRNIDLLEKQVRLFNVPYVAVVDPDAARVFSERLGGSKVTCLQGAEGLLELARLPESELILVAVTGITGLRPTLEAVYARKNVALANKETLVAGGKLVMDAAHKVGIQIIPVDSEHSAIFQCWGKTEDIARVILTGSGGPFRGFSREELEKVTPEMALRHPTWQMGPKITIDSATLMNKGLEVIEAKWLFGIEYDRIEVLIHPQSIVHGLVAFKDGSVLAQMSWPDMRLPIQYALLFPGRRKNGITALDLVKVGQLTFESPDFDTFPCLKLAREAGKIGGTMPVVLNAANEVAVKAFLERKISFLAICELTSEVMSFHVTKPGLELDEILAVDEWARDRTQQLINMRG, encoded by the coding sequence GTGAAAAAAAATATTGTAATCCTCGGTTCTACCGGTTCCATCGGGAGACAAGCTCTTGAAGTAATTAGCTGTTTTCCCCGGACTTTTCGGGTGATAGGGCTCGCTGCCCAGCGAAATATTGACTTATTAGAAAAACAGGTTCGTTTATTTAACGTTCCCTATGTCGCAGTGGTGGACCCTGATGCTGCTCGGGTTTTTTCCGAACGACTCGGGGGTTCTAAGGTTACTTGCCTGCAAGGAGCGGAAGGGCTGTTAGAACTGGCAAGACTTCCGGAGTCTGAGTTAATTCTTGTAGCAGTTACAGGAATTACAGGGCTCCGCCCGACCCTCGAAGCAGTTTACGCGCGGAAGAATGTTGCTTTAGCAAATAAGGAAACCCTGGTTGCAGGGGGAAAACTGGTCATGGATGCGGCCCACAAAGTGGGAATTCAAATTATTCCGGTAGACAGCGAACACTCCGCGATCTTTCAGTGTTGGGGAAAAACCGAAGATATCGCACGTGTCATCCTGACAGGTTCAGGCGGCCCCTTTCGGGGGTTTTCACGTGAAGAACTTGAAAAAGTAACACCTGAAATGGCTTTGCGTCACCCAACCTGGCAAATGGGACCCAAAATCACCATTGATTCTGCAACTTTAATGAATAAAGGGCTCGAGGTAATCGAGGCAAAATGGCTGTTCGGAATCGAGTATGACCGGATTGAAGTGTTAATTCACCCCCAGAGTATCGTTCATGGCCTTGTTGCTTTTAAAGATGGAAGTGTACTTGCCCAAATGAGCTGGCCGGATATGCGCCTCCCAATTCAATATGCACTTTTGTTCCCCGGGCGAAGAAAGAATGGGATTACCGCTTTAGACCTCGTTAAGGTGGGGCAACTTACTTTTGAATCTCCAGATTTCGATACCTTTCCGTGCCTGAAGTTAGCCCGCGAAGCCGGGAAAATTGGAGGGACAATGCCTGTTGTATTAAATGCGGCCAACGAGGTTGCAGTAAAGGCCTTCTTAGAAAGAAAAATTTCCTTTTTAGCTATTTGCGAACTCACCTCCGAAGTAATGAGCTTTCATGTTACAAAACCTGGCTTAGAATTAGACGAGATTCTTGCCGTAGATGAGTGGGCTCGCGACCGGACCCAGCAACTCATCAATATGAGAGGTTAA
- the ytvI gene encoding sporulation integral membrane protein YtvI, which translates to MTPSLEKNLLIILRILIFILAGSGIYFFIKYFWPFFAYLLGAGIKAVLPFLVAYLFASLLDPSITFLERRLHIPRTWGTLSALFLSIALIGGLLFLLISNLIQELVQLSQTLATLSQDLEVWNLNLLVERFQLFLSNLHIPGDFIQEAVRNLWQVVDFMKNIIGVVLTQLFHFIASLPRYFILLIITLVGSFFFARDYHLIKSNMLRLMPERWRTPFTKVSTDLLNAFHGYLKAQLFLISLTGLESLVGLSILGISYAHILALVAAFVDLLPVLGPGSLYIPWALWLFFSGKLRLGVGLLILYGIIIVVRQLLEPKVIGQNLGLHPLTTLMALYFGFSLLGLWGLILGPAVVIAFKAFFDEKKAGV; encoded by the coding sequence GTGACACCTTCTTTAGAAAAGAATCTCCTAATAATTTTAAGAATTTTAATTTTTATCCTCGCCGGTTCAGGTATTTATTTTTTTATTAAATATTTTTGGCCATTTTTTGCTTATTTACTTGGTGCAGGAATCAAGGCAGTGCTTCCCTTTTTGGTTGCATACCTTTTTGCTTCGCTCCTTGACCCCTCAATTACCTTTTTAGAACGCAGGTTGCATATACCACGCACCTGGGGGACTCTTTCTGCCCTCTTTTTGTCTATCGCCTTAATAGGAGGGCTTCTTTTCCTGCTTATCTCGAACTTAATCCAGGAACTTGTACAATTATCCCAAACCCTTGCCACTCTTTCTCAGGATTTAGAAGTATGGAACTTGAACCTGCTCGTGGAACGATTTCAATTATTTCTATCCAACCTTCACATTCCCGGAGATTTTATTCAAGAAGCTGTTCGGAATCTCTGGCAGGTTGTTGATTTTATGAAAAATATTATAGGTGTCGTCTTAACACAACTATTTCATTTTATCGCATCTCTACCTCGTTACTTTATTCTTTTAATCATCACACTGGTCGGCAGTTTTTTCTTCGCCCGTGATTACCATTTGATTAAAAGTAATATGTTGCGCTTGATGCCGGAACGATGGCGGACACCCTTTACAAAGGTAAGCACCGATCTTCTCAATGCCTTCCATGGGTACTTAAAGGCCCAGTTATTTTTGATTAGTTTAACAGGTCTTGAGAGTTTAGTGGGGCTCTCAATCCTGGGTATAAGCTATGCTCACATCCTCGCCCTGGTAGCCGCTTTTGTAGACCTCTTACCAGTCTTAGGGCCCGGCTCCCTTTACATCCCCTGGGCCCTCTGGCTGTTTTTTTCCGGAAAACTTCGCCTGGGGGTCGGCCTGTTGATTCTTTATGGTATAATCATTGTGGTGAGGCAGTTACTGGAGCCCAAGGTAATTGGTCAGAATCTTGGGCTTCATCCTCTTACCACACTCATGGCCCTCTACTTTGGCTTTTCTCTGTTAGGGTTATGGGGTTTAATTTTGGGGCCAGCAGTGGTAATTGCCTTTAAAGCATTTTTCGACGAAAAAAAGGCGGGCGTTTAA